A region from the Benincasa hispida cultivar B227 chromosome 8, ASM972705v1, whole genome shotgun sequence genome encodes:
- the LOC120083368 gene encoding suppressor of disruption of TFIIS-like has product MECKNQQSQSPKYECLLFDVDDTLYPLSSGLSKQCTKNIEEYMVQQLGIEKDGVVEMNQFLYRNYGTSMAGLKAIGYEFDNDHYHSLVHGRLPYNNLKRDPVLRNLLLSLPIRKVIFSNADEVHVAKVLSRLGLEGCFETIICFETLNSSDFDSASDDGSVSDSKNSTNSDSDDTPPPLPVTPILCKPSPQAFESALKIANIDPKRTLFFDDSIRNIKTGKSTGLHTVLVGSSNRGNGVDYALESIHNIREALPELWEVDEKMKNTRLSGKIALEASIVMA; this is encoded by the exons ATGGAATGCAAAAACCAGCAATCCCAATCACCAAAATATGAGTGTCTTCTCTTTG ATGTTGACGATACCCTTTATCCTCTTAGTTCTGGTTTGTCAAAGCAATGCACTAAAAACATTGAAG AGTATATGGTTCAACAACTTGGGATAGAGAAAGATGGAGTTGTAGAAATGAATCAGTTTTTGTATAGGAATTATGGGACATCCATGGCTGGCCTTAAG GCTATTGGTTATGAGTTTGACAATGATCACTATCATAG CTTGGTTCATGGAAGATTACCGTATAACAATCTGAAGCGTGATCCAGTTCTTAGAAATCTCTTGCTTAGTTTGCCAATTCGCAAAGTT ATTTTCTCGAATGCGGATGAAGTTCATGTTGCCAAAGTTCTAAGCAGGCTTGGTTTGGAGGGTTGCTTTGAAACGATCATATGCTTTGAGACTCTTAACTCCTCTGATTTTGACTCTGCTTCTGATGATGGCTCTGTATCTGATTCCAAAAACTCGACGAACAGCGACTCAGACGACACGCCTCCACCGCTTCCCGTCACTCCGATTCTCTGCAAACCATCTCCACAAGCATTTGAATCTGCTCTCAAGATAGCTAACATTGACCCCAAAAGAACA TTGTTCTTTGATGACAGCATCCGCAACATAAAGACAGGGAAATCCACTGGCCTTCACACAGTGCTG GTTGGATCATCCAATAGAGGCAATGGTGTGGATTATGCATTGGAAAGCATTCATAATATAAGGGAAGCTTTGCCAGAGCTATGGGAAGTGGATGAGAAGATGAAGAACACAAGGCTTTCTGGAAAAATTGCATTGGAGGCTTCAATTGTGATGGCATAA